AACGTATCTCATTAATGGGTATGGATACCTGCTAACAGAATCAAAATTTATAGAAGATTTGAGAAGTCAGCAGAGGATTGAAAAACGGTCTGCTCTAGAATTAAAGGTTGCCAATCCACAAACAAATATGGTAACAAAAGGCGTTACTGAATGCCTGAAAGGTTTGGAGGGATTTGATGTAAATGGTTATCCGGACTATCGTGGTGTAAACGTTCTGGGATTCTGGCATTGGATGCCCGATTATGGTTGGGGTGTGATTGCCGAAATTGATGTAAATGAAGGTTATGGGGTACTGTATCAATTACGTAACTATATCATGTTTATCTTTGGAATAGTATCAGTAGCAGTCATCATTGTCGCTTTTTTCCTAGGTAAGAAAATTTCTTCTCCCATTCATTACATTTCTGACGTTGCCTGGAAAATTGCTGAGGGTAATTATAATACCAGGGTTGTTTACCAATCGGATGATGAAATCGGTAAACTCGCAAGTGCTATTAACCATATGGCAGAGACCCTGGAAACACAGGTACAAAAGACGGAAATGACGAGTCCTGGCAAGGTATTACTGGACCATGGAAATAGCAAAAGGGCATAGACTCATAAGGAGATTCTCTTGACGGTAAAAAAAACAGAAAGGGATTTATTTAGTGTAAGGACAGATACCACAAAAAAATCTCCCTTGTCCGACCGCATGAGACCACGGAACTTGAAAGAATTTGTAGGACAAGAACACCTCGTTGGACCAAATAAGATACTCCAAAGGCTTGTTGAAAATAAGGAACTGATATCCCTGATTTTCTGGGGTCCGCCTGGCGTGGGAAAAACAACGTTAGCCTTTATCGTTGCACAGGCAATGGACGCTCATTTTATTTCTTTTTCTGCGGTGTTATCGGGTGTTAAGGATATTCGTGAGGTTATTGAAGAGGCAAAAAACCAGGCTCATTATTATCGTAAAAAAACGGTCCTCCTTGTAGATGAAATTCACCGGTTTAACAAAGCTCAGCAGGATGCATTTCTGCATCATGTGGAAGATGGTACTATTACCCTGATCGGCGCTACTACAGAAAATCCTTCCTTCGAGGTTAATGCGCCTCTCTTATCACGCTGTAAGGTGTTGGTGCTGGAACAACTAAATGAAGATCATCTTAGGTCGATTATGAAGAACGCTTTATGTGATAAAGAGCGTGGGCTTGGTAATTTAAGGATTGAAATCCAGCCCGATGCCTTTGACCTTATTGCGCATCTCTCACAGGGGGATGCCCGGGTGGCTTTAAATACCTTAGAGGCATCAGTTATGCTTGCCAGACCTGATCAGGAAGAGAAACGTATAGTAACCAGAGAAATTGCCCAGGAGTCTATGCAGCAAAAGTCGCTTCTTTATGATAAAGGAGGTGAAGAACATTACAATATCATTTCAGCTTTTATCAAATCGATGCGGGGTAGCGATCCTGACGCAGCCCTTTATTGGTTGGCGCGTATGTTAGAATCGGGAGAGGATCCTCTTTTTATTGTACGGCGTATGATTATATTTGCTTCAGAGGATATTGGGAATGCTGATCCTCATGCACTTCAACTAGCAGTATCGACTAAGGATGCCTTTCACTTTATAGGCCTGCCGGAAGGGTGGATACCGTTAGCTCAGTGTGTTACCTATCTTGCC
The genomic region above belongs to Candidatus Jettenia caeni and contains:
- a CDS encoding ATPase; translation: MTVKKTERDLFSVRTDTTKKSPLSDRMRPRNLKEFVGQEHLVGPNKILQRLVENKELISLIFWGPPGVGKTTLAFIVAQAMDAHFISFSAVLSGVKDIREVIEEAKNQAHYYRKKTVLLVDEIHRFNKAQQDAFLHHVEDGTITLIGATTENPSFEVNAPLLSRCKVLVLEQLNEDHLRSIMKNALCDKERGLGNLRIEIQPDAFDLIAHLSQGDARVALNTLEASVMLARPDQEEKRIVTREIAQESMQQKSLLYDKGGEEHYNIISAFIKSMRGSDPDAALYWLARMLESGEDPLFIVRRMIIFASEDIGNADPHALQLAVSTKDAFHFIGLPEGWIPLAQCVTYLACAPKSNASYMAYLEALKDVREKGALSVPFHIRNAPTPLMNDLGYGKGYKYPHSCGGYVEQSYMPEELRGREYYKPTDNGYDKVMKERLAFRKKEHDSLQ